One segment of Brassica napus cultivar Da-Ae chromosome C3, Da-Ae, whole genome shotgun sequence DNA contains the following:
- the LOC111203819 gene encoding calcium-transporting ATPase 2, plasma membrane-type — protein sequence MESYLNQNFDVKAKHSSEEALEKWRNLCGVVKNPKRRFRFTANLSKRYEAAAMRRTNQEKLRIAVLVSKAAFQFISGVAPSEYTVPEEVKAAGFDICADELGSIVESHDVKKLKFHGGVDGLACKLKASPTEGLSTTDASHLSQRQDLFGINKFAESELKSFWLFVWEALQDMTLMILGVCAFVSLIVGIATEGWPKGSHDGLGIVASILLVVFVTATSDYRQSLQFRDLDKEKKKITVQVTRNGFRQKMSIYELLPGDVVHLGIGDQVPADGLFLSGFSVVIDESSLTGESEPVMVNAENPFLLSGTKVQDGSCKMMVTTVGMRTQWGKLMATLTEGGDDETPLQVKLNGVATIIGKIGLFFAVVTFAVLVQGMFMRKLSMKTHWIWSGDEALELLEYFAIAVTIVVVAVPEGLPLAVTLSLAFAMKKMMNDKALVRHLAACETMGSATTICSDKTGTLTTNHMTVVKSCICMSVQDVANNGGSLRSEIPESAVKLLVQSIFNNTGGEVVVNKLGKTEILGSPTETAILELGLSLGGKFQEERKSCKVVKVEPFNSTKKRMGVVIELPEGGGRLRAHTKGASEIVLAACDKVVNSSGEVVPLDEESVNYLNVKINEFANEALRTLCLAYMDLENGFSPDEAIPASGFTCVGIVGIKDPVRPGVKESVELCRRAGITVRMVTGDNINTAKAIARECGILTDDGIAIEGPVFREKSQKELLELIPKIQVMARSSPMDKHTLVKQLRTTFDEVVAVTGDGTNDAPALHEADIGLAMGIAGTEVAKESADVIILDDNFSTIVTVAKWGRSVYINIQKFVQFQLTVNVVALIVNFSSACLTGSAPLTAVQLLWVNMIMDTLGALALATEPPNNELMKRLPVGRRGNFITNAMWRNILGQSVYQFIVIWFLQAKGKSVFGLDGPDSTLMLNTLIFNCFVFCQVFNEISSREMEEIDVFKGILDNYVFVVVIGATVFFQIIIIEFLGTFASTTPLTLVQWIFSIFIGFLGMPIAAGLKTIPV from the exons GTGTGGCTCCAAGTGAGTACACAGTCCCCGAAGAAGTCAAAGCCGCAGGCTTCGACATCTGCGCGGACGAGCTAGGCTCAATAGTCGAAAGCCACGACGTCAAGAAACTCAAGTTCCACGGCGGAGTCGACGGTCTCGCATGCAAACTCAAAGCATCTCCCACCGAAGGACTCTCAACAACAGACGCTTCCCACTTATCCCAACGCCAAGACCTCTTCGGGATCAACAAGTTCGCAGAGAGCGAGCTCAAAAGCTTCTGGCTGTTCGTATGGGAAGCTCTCCAAGACATGACGCTAATGATCCTCGGCGTCTGCGCGTTCGTGTCCTTGATCGTTGGGATAGCTACAGAAGGATGGCCTAAAGGCTCCCACGATGGTCTAGGCATCGTGGCGAGTATCCTCTTGGTTGTGTTTGTGACTGCTACTAGTGATTACCGTCAGAGTTTGCAGTTCAGGGATTTGgataaggagaagaagaagatcaccGTTCAGGTGACTAGGAATGGGTTTAGACAGAAGATGTCCATCTACGAGTTGCTTCCTGGTGACGTTGTTCATCTGGGGATTGGTGATCAGGTTCCAGCTGATGGTCTGTTCCTGTCTGGATTCTCTGTGGTGATAGATGAGTCTAGCTTGACCGGTGAGAGCGAGCCTGTGATGGTTAATGCGGAGAATCCATTCCTTTTGTCTGGGACAAAAGTGCAAGACGGGTCTTGTAAGATGATGGTGACCACCGTTGGGATGAGGACTCAGTGGGGGAAACTGATGGCGACTTTGACCGAAGGCGGCGACGACGAAACTCCCTTGCAG GTGAAGCTTAACGGAGTTGCTACCATCATTGGCAAAATAGGTCTCTTCTTCGCCGTGGTGACCTTTGCTGTTTTGGTGCAAGGGATGTTCATGAGGAAGCTATCAATGAAAACTCACTGGATATGGTCTGGTGACGAGGCCTTGGAGCTTCTTGAGTACTTTGCGATCGCTGTGACTATTGTCGTGGTTGCTGTACCCGAGGGGTTGCCTTTGGCTGTGACTCTGAGTCTCGCGTTCgcgatgaagaagatgatgaacgaTAAAGCTCTCGTCAGGCATTTAGCTGCCTGCGAGACTATGGGGTCCGCGACTACGATATGCAGTGATAAGACTGGTACACTCACGACCAATCACATGACCGTCGTGAAGTCTTGCATTTGCATGAGTGTCCAGGATGTTGCAAACAATGGTGGTAGTTTGCGGTCGGAGATACCTGAGTCCGCTGTGAAGCTGTTGGTTCAGTCGATTTTCAACAACACCGGAGGGGAAGTCGTTGTGAATAAGCTTGGGAAGACCGAGATCTTGGGGTCGCCGACGGAGACAGCTATCTTGGAGCTCGGACTGTCCCTCGGCGGTAAGTTTCAAGAAGAGAGGAAGTCTTGTAAAGTGGTGAAAGTTGAGCCGTTCAACTCCACGAAGAAGAGAATGGGAGTTGTGATCGAACTCCCCGAGGGAGGAGGAAGGCTGCGAGCTCACACCAAAGGAGCTTCGGAGATAGTCTTAGCTGCTTGTGATAAAGTTGTGAACTCGAGCGGCGAGGTTGTTCCGCTTGATGAAGAATCAGTAAACTATCTGAATGTCAAAATCAATGAGTTTGCTAACGAAGCTCTCCGCACTCTCTGCCTTGCTTATATGGATCTTGAAAACGGGTTTTCGCCGGATGAAGCTATCCCTGCCTCTGGATTTACTTGTGTGGGCATCGTTGGTATCAAAGATCCTGTTCGTCCTGGAGTTAAAGAGTCTGTTGAGCTTTGTCGCCGTGCGGGGATCACTGTGAGAATGGTTACAGGAGATAACATTAACACGGCCAAAGCTATTGCGAGAGAATGTGGGATTCTCACTGATGATGGGATAGCAATAGAAGGTCCAGTGTTCAGAGAGAAGAGTCAAAAAGAGTTACTAGAACTGATTCCAAAGATTCAG GTGATGGCTCGTTCTTCACCAATGGATAAACATACACTTGTGAAACAGTTAAGAACAACGTTTGATGAAGTCGTTGCTGTGACTGGAGATGGAACCAACGATGCGCCTGCTCTTCATGAAGCTGATATTGGATTAGCAATGGGAATCGCCGGAACCGAA GTGGCGAAAGAGAGCGCTGATGTCATCATTCTTGATGATAACTTCAGCACAATCGTCACAGTTGCTAAATGGGGACGTTCTGTGTACATAAACATCCAGAAGTTCGTTCAGTTTCAGCTCACGGTTAACGTTGTTGCCCTGATTGTTAACTTCTCTTCAGCTTGCTTAACCG GGAGTGCTCCTTTGACTGCTGTTCAGTTGCTATGGGTGAACATGATCATGGACACACTTGGAGCTCTTGCTTTAGCCACTGAGCCACCGAACAACGAGCTGATGAAACGCTTACCCGTTGGAAGGAGAGGGAACTTCATCACTAACGCCATGTGGAGGAACATTCTAGGACAGTCTGTGTATCAGTTCATAGTCATTTGGTTTCTCCAAGCCAAAGGGAAGTCTGTGTTTGGTCTCGACGGTCCTGACTCGACTCTCATGTTAAACACTCTTATCTTCAACTGTTTCGTCTTCTGTCAG GTGTTTAACGAGATAAGCTCGAGAGAGATGGAAGAGATAGATGTTTTCAAGGGAATACTGGACAACTACGTCTTTGTAGTTGTGATCGGTGCGACGGTGTTCTTTCAGATCATAATCATTgagttcttggggacatttgcAAGCACAACACCACTCACATTAGTGCAATGGATCTTCAGTATCTTCATAGGTTTCTTGGGTATGCCAATAGCTGCAGGACTGAAGACCATTCCCGTCTGA